The following coding sequences are from one Nicotiana tabacum cultivar K326 chromosome 1, ASM71507v2, whole genome shotgun sequence window:
- the LOC142164802 gene encoding secreted RxLR effector protein 161-like yields MDETGCPMKQTMYRGIIGSLLYLTASRPDIVFNVGLCVRFQLNPKESHFKATKRILRYFKGTQDLVLYYPSGDSFNLIGYADADYAGYLVERKRTSGMAHFLGSCLISWGTRKKNSVAFSTAEAKYVAATSKCAQLLWIKQQLEDFGINTHDEYRSRRCSA; encoded by the exons atggatgaaactggATGTCCTATGAAGcaaaccatgtatagaggcattattgggtctctcCTCTATCTCACTGCCAGCAGACCTGATATTGTCTTTAATGTGGGTCTATGTGTAAGGTTTCAAttaaatcccaaggaatctcatttTAAGGCTACCAAAAGAATACTGAGATATTTCAAAGGAACACAGGACCTGGTTCTATATTATCCCTCAGGTGATAGTTTTAATCTCATTGGTTATGCTGATGCagactatgcaggttatcttgtggaaAGGAAAAGAACTTCTGGAATGGCTCACTTCCTAGGTTCATGTCTTATCTCTTGGGGTACAAGGAAGAAAAATTCAGTGGCTTTTTCAACAGCTGAAGCAAAATATGTAGCCGCAACATCCAAATGTGCTCAACTTTTATGGATTAAGCAACAATTGGAGGACTTTGGG ATAAACACGCATGATGAGTATAGAAGTCGTAGATGCAGTGCATGA